A genomic region of Rahnella aceris contains the following coding sequences:
- the ppa gene encoding inorganic diphosphatase translates to MSLLNVPAGKELPEDIYVVIEIPANADPIKYEVDKDTGALFVDRFMSTAMFYPCNYGYINHTLSLDGDPVDVLVPTPYPLQPGSVIRCRPVGMLKMTDEAGEDAKLVAVPHTKLSKEYDHIKDVNDLPELLRGQITHFFEQYKALEKGKWVKVDGWADAAAAKAEIVTSFERAKNK, encoded by the coding sequence ATGAGCTTACTGAATGTCCCGGCGGGCAAAGAACTGCCAGAAGATATCTACGTAGTGATCGAAATTCCTGCAAACGCAGATCCAATCAAGTACGAAGTGGATAAAGATACCGGCGCGCTGTTTGTAGACCGTTTCATGTCTACTGCGATGTTCTATCCGTGCAACTACGGTTACATCAACCACACGCTGTCTCTGGATGGCGACCCGGTTGACGTTCTGGTTCCAACTCCGTACCCGCTGCAACCAGGTTCTGTGATCCGCTGCCGCCCTGTCGGTATGCTGAAAATGACCGACGAAGCCGGTGAAGATGCGAAACTGGTTGCCGTTCCGCACACCAAACTGAGCAAAGAATACGATCACATCAAAGATGTGAACGACCTGCCAGAACTGCTGCGCGGCCAGATCACCCACTTCTTCGAGCAATACAAAGCGCTGGAAAAAGGCAAATGGGTAAAAGTTGACGGTTGGGCTGATGCTGCTGCTGCAAAAGCTGAAATCGTGACCTCTTTCGAACGTGCTAAAAACAAATAA
- a CDS encoding gamma-glutamylcyclotransferase family protein translates to MRIIVYGSLRRKQGNSHWMTNAQWLGDHELEGYALYNLGHYPAVIPGEGKVYCEVYRINSSIMAELDELKSNTKDYRRELISTPYGSAWIYLYIRSLDGVPRIEGGDWVKRNEAVSE, encoded by the coding sequence ATGCGAATAATTGTTTACGGTAGCTTACGACGCAAGCAAGGCAACAGTCATTGGATGACGAATGCTCAATGGTTGGGTGATCATGAGCTGGAAGGTTACGCCCTGTATAATCTGGGTCACTATCCTGCTGTTATACCAGGGGAAGGCAAAGTCTATTGCGAAGTTTACCGCATTAACTCGTCCATCATGGCTGAGTTAGATGAGCTGAAAAGTAATACGAAAGATTATCGTCGTGAGCTGATTTCGACACCTTATGGCAGCGCCTGGATTTACCTCTACATTCGTTCACTGGATGGTGTGCCGAGAATTGAGGGTGGTGACTGGGTTAAGCGTAACGAAGCAGTAAGTGAGTAA